CAGCGAGGGTTTTGGTGAGGATTTTGTACCGAAGAACTACGACATGCGTGTGATCGATGCATTTACGCAGGTTACCGATAAGGACGGCGCCATTATGGCCCGTAAACTGGCCAAGGAGGAAGGATTGTTTTGCGGGTACAGTGCGGGAAGCTGCATCAAAGGACTGCTGCAACTCAAAGACAGTCTTACCAAAGACGATCTTGTGGTTTGCATTTTTCATGACCATGGCAGCCGCTATGTGGCGAAGATCTATAACGACCAATGGATGATGGAGCGGGGATTTATGGAAGTGAAAACCTTTAAAGACATTATCAGTAGCCGCAGCAACCGTCCCCTGGTAACCATACAGCAAACAGCACCGGTATCGGAAGCGGTGGAGCTGATGCGCAAATACGATATTGAGCACATCCCGGTTATGGAGAACGGCAGCGTGATCGGTGCTGTAAGCGAAGGCGGCCTGTTCCAGAAAATCTTTTCCGATCCGAATATTAAAAATGAGAGCCTGCAACATATCCTGGAACCCTCCTACCCCATTGTAGCTTTTGATACACCGGTGGAGCGCATCGGGTCGCTGATCAGCAAGGCCAACGGAGCCGTGCTGGCACAGGATGAAGCCGGCAATTATCATATTGTTACCAAGTACGACATCGTGCAAAGTATAGCCAAATAAAATTTGTATACCATATGGCTTATGCACAAAAATATTGCCGCATTATACATATGATGACTGGGTGCATTGGGAAGGCCGCCGGGAGTTGATCGACGGCATTCCGATTGCCATGGGTCCCATGCCGCAGCCAAAGCACCAGCGTGTGGCTGTTGAAATCCGGTATGCCTTTATAAACACATTGAAAGCCTGTTCCTGTCAACAATGCCATTCTTATGATCGCTGGATTATAAGATCTCTGAAGATACCATTCTGGTTCCGGATGTACTGATCGTATGCGGTGCAATCACCAAAGCCTACCTGGATTCTGCTACTGTATTAGTGGTGGAAGTATTATCACCTGCTACCGCATTGCGCGACCGGCATACCAAATATGCGTTATACGAACAGCAGGGCATTCTTTATTACCTGATCGCCGACCCTGAAAAAGAAGCCCTCGAAATTTATCAGCTTGTAAACAACCGATATGAGCTGCAGCCGGCCACATCGGCTTTTTCATTTGACCTTGAGAAAGATAATGGGATCCATGTTGACTATGCGGCTATCTGGAGTTAAAGAACCCGCTTTTCTTTTTAAATACTGTCACAATAACGCTGCATCCCTGTTGAGCCGAAACATGTATCTTTGGCGCCCAAATCAAAAACCACTTTTGTATGAAATTTACCAATCCAACAGGAAGAACATTAACAGAAATACAGAGCAACTTATCTTTTCACTATCCGAATATTAAAACAAGAAAAGCGTTTTTTAATGCATTCGGCCCCCAGCATCTCCTGGTTCCATCCGGGGCAGTAAAACATGTAATCCGCCCAACCAAAAATAACACCGTCCTGGTTACTGATTTTATTCCACCGGTATTCATCACCCTCGCGGCGCTGCTTGTAAGCATTATCGTTGTTTCACTGATTCTTACCCTGCTCCTGAAAGTACCGGTATTTGGAGGCGCGGGTGGCCTGGGATTTATACTTATATTCCTTTTGATAAAGGCCATTTACAAATCGGCTAATAAAGAGAAGTTTGAAAAGTTTCATACCGACCTGGAGCTGGCATTGACCAGCTCGAACCAGCCTGGCTCTATTTTCTAACAATTACATCAGCGGGGCATGGAAAGGATATAATCTTTAGCCGCATAGGGCTGCAACGCCTTTAACCGCTGTGCTATAAGCAGGTTCCAGATTTCCTGGTTGTTTTTATTGCGCCCATTCGCTGTTTCTGTATCATATTTTTTTTGAAAAGTATCCAGCTCCTTAAACAGCCAGTTCATTTCATTGGTCATGCGCTCCATGGGCGTTTTACCCAGAGACTGTGTCCGTACAAAGCGCGATAATTCCCGGGCGTAGATCTCTGAAATGTCAAAATGTTTTTGCTCGTGATTCAACAGGTAGGCTCGGTCTTCCAAGCTCCCGTTTGCAACCGCTGCAACCATATAGGAATGCGCAGGGGTCATTTGCGCATAAATGCGGATCATAGCCTTTCCCTTATTGGCACCGGAGGTGATCCGCGTTAAGGTATACACAAACCCTGTACGGGTTACAGCCATATTCCTTCCCAGGGCTGCAGGCGGTTCCTGACCGGGTTTTATAATCGTATAGTCCGACAGGCGCAGCATACGCGAAGGCGACCACCGGATGACCGGTGTTTGCGCCGTGACCAGTTGCACCCAGAACAGGCCGGCTACGGCTAACAAAATTTTCCTCATACGCTAAAACACAAAATCCCGTCGCGCCATGTTCCATCGTAAGCCAACAGACAACCACTTGGTAGTTTGATCCGGCACTGTTTCGATGCGGTATTTCCGGTACATGCCTGTAACATCAAAAAACAGGTTTTGCAGGATCTCATAGGAAACCGTCATTGAGCCGATCATCCCTTTATTACTGATTCCCCCTCCGATAAAATAGCCTTCCTCGCGCTCACGTCCATCGGTATAGTTCCGGAACAGATCGCCGCCGTAACTGGGCGAATGCCAGGCCGTATTATAGTTTACTGTATCCAGTCCCTTATTATACATTACCAGCATGGCTTTTAAATACAAGCGTGGCAGCGGCTGGTAGTGTGCAATGCCCACAAATTCCTTAAAGTTGGCTCCCAGCGGGTGCGCCAGCGGTTGATTGTAATGCAGGAAATTATTCTGCGCCCACTTATCCGTATAAGTAAAGGGACGTACAAAGTTTCCCTCCACCTGCAGGTCAAGGTTCTTAACAGTAAAAGCATCGGCATATTTTGCGCCGATCTGGTAGCCAAATTTATTCACCCAAGGGCCACCGGATTTAAACACTTTACTGACCACAAATTCATTGATCAGCCACTGCCCGTAAGCCTGGAAGTGTTTTGCAAAATTGGCCTTCACATCGAGCCCGATGCTGGATTTGGCGCTGTTACCGGTATAGGAGGAATACGCCCGGTTAAACATAGAAGGGTTGAGATAGCCTACCTGCAACCCACCGTTCTTTTTGCTATTGTACATGGTGCTTTCAAAAAAGCCCAGCTTCAGCCAGTTGGTGGGCTGCCAGGTAAGATAGTGGAACATCATGTAATTCCGGGGCCGGGTAGAGTCTTTTCCGAAGTAAAAATTCTCAAATGGAGCGATCGTTTGTGCAGCTACTGAAGTCAGCTGAAAATTTCCGGCCTGAACGCCAAGCTTTAAGAACGGATAGGGGGCGCTGAAATCGCTGATGAATAGGGTGCGGTACCCGTCACCGATAAAAAATTTATCATGCGCGATCTGAAAGTCGATATACTTCCCGGCATGGAACGTTACACCTCCACGCACATCCCAGTAATCAAATCCATCGCCTTTAAATGTTTTATAATATCCCAGGCCCGGCACACTCACATGCGCCTTATTATAATCCTGTACATACAATGGGTCGCGCTCCTGGTTTTCAGAGAAATAGAGGTAATACCCCACCCGCTGATCGATCTGCCCCCGCACACGGAGCCCCCGGGTATTCACAAACGTCTTTGTACCGGTGGCTTTGCCCAATTCAAAGTTGATCACCGGGTCAATAATCAGGCTATACTGATCCCGCTTGTCTACCGCATACAAATGGGCGGGGTTTTTAAAAAAAGCGCCCAGGATCGGCTTGCGTTGAAAAGAATCGGCATAATTATTTGTCCAGTCGGAATTGTTCATCATCATACTGCGGATATTATACCGGTCGATGCGGGTCAGTACGCCCTCCAGCGCCCCGGCCTTGTCCAGTGAATCGATCCGTTCTACACGCTCCGTGGCCCGTTTGCGGCCATAGGGCTTCACCGTTGTAAACTGCAGGACAGAATCTCCCCTCAGCTTTATGTCAAGCCGGTTAATGAGCCGGTTTTGTTTATCACTCAGCTCGATATTGTCGGTTTGGGCCTGACTGTAAAACGGCAACAGGATCAGCGCAAGCTTTAGGAGTTTTTTGATTTGCATATACGTAAGATAAGGTTTCATGATTTTTTTCTACGGCCTTCCTATGGCAAAGATAAGACCATCAAGGTATTAGAACCGGATTCCCTTCAATTGATTAATTTCGGAGTTTTTTTGTACTTTACCGACATTGGTGCACTTAATAACAAAAACCATGCAAACATTTCTGATCAGGAACATACATATTGTAAATGAAGGACAAATCAGTACAGGCGACGTGCTGATCCGGAACGGAAAAATTGAAAAGATCGCCGGCAGTATTGCTGTTCAAACCGGCCTGACCGAAATCAACGGGGAAGGCAGGTACCTACTGCCCGGCGTTATTGACGACCAGGTACATTTCCGCGAGCCGGGACTCACGCATAAAGCCACTATTTATACCGAAAGCAAGGCCGCGGTAGCCGGCGGTGTAACCAGTTTTATGGAAATGCCCAATACCGTCCCCCCTGCCTTTACCCTGGACTTACTTGAACATAAATATGAGATCGCGCGCAATACTTCGCTGGCCAATTATTCTTTTTTTATCGGCACCAACAACCAGAATGCAGATGATGCGCTGATGGCCAATCAATATAAGGACCGGATCTGCGGCATTAAGGCGTTTATGGGCTCCAGCACCGGGAACCTGCTGGTAGATAATCCCCTGGTACTGGAAAAACTATTTGCCGGAAGTGAGCTGCTGATCGCCACCCATTGTGAAGATGAACGCATCATTAAAGCCAATATGCAAAAAGCCCTTGAGTCCGGAAAGGAACTTACGGCTGCCGACCACCCGGTGATCCGTGACGCGGAAGCCTGCTTTGAATCTTCATTTTATGCCGTTCAGCTGGCCAAAAAACATGGTTCCCGCCTGCATATCCTGCACATCAGCACAGAAAAGGAATTGCAGCTGTTTACCAATATGTTGCCGCTTAAAGAGAAACGGATCACCGCCGAGGTATGCGTGCATCATCTTCATTTTACGGCGGATGATTATGCCATCCAGGGAAATCTTATTAAATGCAATCCCGCTATTAAAGCACCGCACAACCGGGAGGCCCTGTGGAATGCGCTGCTGGACGACCGGCTGGACCTCATTGCTACCGATCATGCTCCCCATACCTGGGAAGAAAAACAAGAACCCTATCTCAAAGCCCATGCAGGCGTACCCCTGGTTCAGCATTCGTTGCCGCTGATGCTTTATTATGTAAAACAGGGAAGGATCTCTATCGAAAAAGTGGTGGAAAAAATGAGCCATGCTGTAGCTGACTGCTTCCAGATCAAAGACCGTGGTTACATTCGTGAGGGGTACCAGGCCGACCTGGTCATTGCAGACATGAATGCTCCTTTTGCCGTAAAAAAGGACAATATTTTATATAAATGCGGCTGGAGCCCTTTTGAAAACATAGACGGCAGGGGCACTCCTTTCGAATTTCCGGCAAGCATCAGCCATACCTTCGTAAACGGAAATTTAGTTTATGGAAATGGACAATGGAATGAGTCTGTAAAAGGAGCGCGGTTACTATTTAACCGGTAACGGGCTGCGCCGGGGGACTCCAGGTTCAACGTTCAAAGTTTAAAGTTGGCGCCAACGTTGAACGCTAAACCTTAAACAAAATTTATGCAGATCGACGGCATCTCTTTTAACGACATCGCTATCTTTCATCCGGAAGAGGATTATTCCATCTTTCACAAACTGAACTTCACCCGCACCTTTGGGGGACGGGAATGGTTGCGGCATTTTTTCTCTAATCCGTTCAACGATATCGAAAAGATACGGGGCACACAACGCATCCTCAGTAAACTGATCCTGCATGTAGATGAGTGGCCGGAGGATATTACCAACGGAACCATCCTGGTAATGGACCGGTTTCTGGATTACGCACTGGATCGCGTCAGCAACAGTCCAAACGCGCTGGATGCCGCTATTTACAGGGTGCTGCACCATGCCGATTATGCCATGGTGCGCTTTTCGATCAATCATTTTGCCGATTTTTTCCGAAGCATCCGGAAGATCGCCTCCCTGTTAAACGGAGTGGCATTGCCCGCAAGCTTCAGCATCTATATAGAGCGGATCGAACAGCTCCTGAAGATAGAAGCTTTTAGCCAGTTGTCTGAATCGGTAAAGGATCAATCTTTTTCCATGAGCAAGAACCTGTATTACGCCGGCCAGCTACGGGAAGCTCATAAACACGCCATACAGGAACTGATGGACATTTACAGCCGCCTGGATGCATGGTATTCGATGGCGATGGCTGTAAAGCAGTATAACCTGGCCTTCCCGGAATTTACCGACCAGAACACCCCGGTGATTGAAGCAAAGGGACTTTACCATATCCTGCTTCAAAAACCTGTTCCCTATGATCTGGACATCACACAAAAAAACAACTTCCTGTTTCTTACGGGGGCGAATATGGCGGGCAAAAGCACCCTTATCAAATCAGTAGGCGCCGCTGTATTCCTGGCCCATATCGGCATGGGCGTACCGGCCCGGTCGATGAAGCTGACCCTTTTCGACGGCCTGATCAGCAATATTAATGTAGTGGACAACATTGTAAAAGGCGAAAGTTTTTTCTTTAACGAAGTACAGCGGATCCGGAACACTGTAGAAAAAGTAAGCAATGGCCAGAAATGGCTGGTACTGATCGACGAATTGTTTAAAGGCACCAATGTACAGGATGCCATGCGCTGCTCCCTGGCGGTCATCCGCGGATTGCTGAAAGTAAAAAGCTCGCTGTTTATACTTTCTACCCATTTATACGAAATCGGAGAAGAACTGGAAACCACCCCGGCCATTTCTTTTAAACATTTTGAAACCACCATAAATGATGATACACTTTCCTTCAGCTACCAGCTAAAAGAAGGCATCAGCAAGGACCGCCTGGGATATTTTATCCTGAAAAAAGAAAAGGTAGTGGAAATGCTGGACCGGCTGTAATGCTCATCCCGCCCCGATTTCACCCTGTAACCATGCGGGTTATTCATTAATAATGGACCTTCCATAGTACCGCTGGCCCGATACCAATGGTAATGCTCCTGCTCGCTATATAGAACAACGTTCCACCGATCAAATTGCATTTTTTTGCGAGAGCCCGTGATCATCATTTCCAAAGCCCGGAGATAAGCGAACCGGTTATTAAGGCAATGCAGGATACCCAACCCCGCAATCAGCCCCAGGTCTGTTTCGTTATCAACAACAGTTTTTTGGAGCCTTTTTATTTTTGAAGACCGCCGCCCAGCTCTGTCTCCCATATACAATCCAACTCCATACCGGCATCTGCAAATGGCCGTATTTTCCACGTTTGATTAAATAGACGCCTAGCAAAGAGTGCCACTTTTAGTAGCAGGTATTCTCCACACGGCGTGTATCCAGATTCGGATGCTTTCCGCGCAGCAAAAAAGCCGGGGAGCCCCCGCCCACCCGGCCTAAGACCCACATCGGGGTACTTAACACTGATGCTTTAATCATGGGCATGATCTCCGGCCGCCACCGTTTTCAACTGCAGCACGGTTTTGAAATCTTCACTCCCATACGTATTATAGTTGGGATCGTTCCATTCCCGCTGCACGGCTTTATTGATGCCGTGACGCAGGGAGGCTGTCAGCGACAGATCTTTGCCGGTTTGTAATACATTGAAGTCGCCGGTAAACCCAACACGGTCATCCTAATAAACGTAATTCAGTACCCCGCTTACAGAAGGCAGGAAAAAAAACTGGTGAATAGCAGCCTCCTCCAGAAACTCACCATTCAGCAGGTCTCCATCCGCCGCATAGAATTTTACCTGCAGCCCCTCTCAGGTCAAACTCCTTCCGCTGGTCTTCCTGATAAGCATACCAGCATTCTATGCGATTGCTGTCGCTTAACTGATACCGTGCCGTCGTTTTGTATAACCGGTGTACCACCTGCTGCCGGGGCGCATCGATCCGATAGGAAAAGTTTCCCGTTTCAAAAGGCATTTCATGTTGCATACGCACTTTAAGGTCTGCGGTATCCCCTATATGCGCGCCGGAAAAAATACCCAGCGCTGTATGCACGTAACTTCCATAGGCCGATAGCATCCACCGTTTTTTCCGGAACCCGGCTTCTGCAGAAAAGTTCAATTCTCTTACGCCGGTGTTGTTCAGAAAATAATCAGCTGTTTTAAAATTGCCGCTTTTCCTGCTGCTTCCCTGTATACGCCAGGCCCATTCCGGATGATTCACCCAGCCGCCCTTCAAGGTAAATCCGCCGCCAAACATGCGCCCGTTCGATGCCCATGCAGTGCCTGCTTCACCACTAACCTGTTTCCCAAAAGGAAGCTTCGGCGGATCCAGCACAATTACACCTCCCATGGCTTCAGCTCCGTAGCGTACGCCGGCCGCACCTTTTAATACATGGATCGCTCCTGCAATAGCCGGATCAATCTCCGGGGCATGCTCCGCCCCCCATTGTTGTCCTTCCTGCTTTACGCCGTTATTGATGAGAAGGATACGATTACCATGCAGGCCATTGATCACCGGTTTGGAAATAGTCGCTCCTGTTTGAAGCATGGATATACCTGGTACATCCTGCAGCACCTGCGCCAGGTTTTGTCCGCTCCTCTTTCTCAATTCGTTCCCCGAAAGCACGGCAACCGGAAGCGTTTTGTTCATTTGATGATTCTTGCTGCCGGATACCGTCACCATTTTCAACACCATTGTATCCCCAGCGGCCGTTGCTGAAGTGCTTTCTTTTGTTTGTGCCGCCATATTCAGCTGTGCCAGCAAACCCGCCAGCAGCGCGCATCTTAAAAATTTCTGATATACAAAACACCGATGCAACATTGTTGCAAATATATATAAATGCATCATCGTTGCAAAAAAAATTGATTTTTTTTATTCCATTCCGGTACCTGTTAGCTGAACCGGATTAACTGCTTAGCTAATGAGTAGCCATGATTGACCTACGAAAAAATTGAATACAGGGAATAATGGGCAGGTATTGCAGATTCCGGCATCAGCCATTAAGGCTCTGCGGCTTCAGCAATGTATTAAAGAAAAATGTTTTTATGCTACCGCATCACCGGTGTTCAAGGTGGCTATATATCCCAGCACTTCGTCCCTTCCCAGTTTGTCTACGGCGGAAGTCACAAAATACGGCGGCAATGCTTCCCAACTATCTTTCAGCATATTCAAAAACGCTTCCACTGTGCGGATAGTCGCACCCGGCTTGTTTTTGTCGGCTTTGGTAAACACCAATGCAAAAGGAATACCCCATTCACCCAGTTGATTGATAAATTCCAGGTCGAGTTTTTGTGGTTCATGACGACTGTCGATCAATACAAATAAACTTACCAGGTTCTCCCTTTTAAGAATATATTTTTCAATCATCATCGACCATCCTTTGCGTTGTTTTTGCGAGACCTTGGCATATCCATAGCCGGGAAGGTCCACCAGGTACCAGGATTTGCGTTCCATTTTTCCGCTCTTATCCCGGTACCCCGAAATAATTTCAAAATGATTGATCAGTTGTGTTTTACCCGGGGCCGCAGATGTTTTAGCCAGCGCCTTTTTATTGCAGAGCATATTGATGAGTGAGGACTTACCCACATTACTTCTTCCGATAAAAGCATATTCGGGCCGGTCGGCCTTGGGGCACTGCATATATTCCGCGCTGCTTTTAACGTAAGCAGCAGATACTATTTCCATAGCTGCAAATTTACAGGGAAGGGCGCAATCGTAAATGAAAAGGCACGGCAACCTGCCGTTTTTCGCCGCTGAGAATGAGCCGGGCGGTCTCCTCACCCATTGCGGCAAAATCGGTAGAAAAGGTGGTGATTCCCCGGAGGATCAGTCGCTTCAGGGGCGTTTCATTGTAACTGATGACACCCACATCCTCGCCAATCTCCAGCCGGGCGGCCATAATTTTATCTACCAGCGTTACCAGGTCATCTTCCATTAAGCAGATATATACTTCTTTAGAAGCGATGGGTTCCTTCTGAATATGATGCACTACTTCGCCATGAAAAGCATATTGCCCGCAAAACCGCTTAAAGCCTTTGGTAATTTCTTCAGGAAAATAGGAATACTCCGGTACTATGATTTTTATTGTTTCATATTGGCGCAGCCGGCCCAGTGCCTGTTCCAGCGCCTGGTAAATATCTTCTTCAAAATTTTCGTATACAGCGCTGAAATCGCCGCTGATGCCGGGTACCAGCTTATCTAACAGGATTAACTTTTCTTTCGGAAGGCCATTGATGATCTCCGATGCACCTGCTCCTCCTTCCAAAAAATGTGGAATGATCACAAAATGAGTATACGGTTTCTCGATTCCGGACAGCAACTTTTTAAACAGATTGAAATCATTGTTGTAAATGTAAAAATCAATAAGCGCTGCAGGGCCCAATGTTTTTACGAACGCATCATAAATAATCTTCTTGTGCGTGCTCAGTTTATTAAACAGCAGGAAAATTTTCAGTGAGCTCTGGAGTTCTGCAGTTTTTACAAAATACCCTTTCCCCGGCACTGACCCCAGCACCCCCATCCGTTTCAGCTGTTTGTACGCTTTTTCTGCTGTATCGCGGGAAATCTCAAACTCATAACTCAATTCATTAATCGAAGGCAAAAGATCGTTTTGCTGAATGCTGCCATCTGCAATGGCATTCATAATGGACTGAGCCAATTGCTGATACTTAGGTGTGGCAGATAAAACATCCAGTTCAATATATTTAAAAATACTCATTTCTATAATGACATGCTGAACAAATAAAAATAGGAAAAATAATGAAGACGCCGGGAAGAAATACATCGCTGCTTCCGGAGGATGCCCGGCACCATCGCCGGAAAATAAAAATCATACAGCCAGCAAAGAAAACAGGTGTTCGCCATCCCGCCGGCGAAATCCCCCTGCATCACTGTATAAAATCTTGTTACCTTTGCGGTTTATGACAGAATTTTCGCACGATCATATCATTCCTTATCAAGGATCTGAAAAAACAAAGAAAGAACAGGTTGCTGAAATGTTTGACCGCATTGCACCCCGGTATGACCTTACCAACCGCGTGCTTTCGGGCCGCACAGATGTAGCCTGGCGCAGGAAAGCGATCGGCATGCTGAAGAAATACCGGCCGCAGCAAATACTGGATATTGCCACCGGAACCGGCGACATGGCATTGCGGGCGTATAAGATGCTGGAGCCGCAACAGGTAACCGGTGTTGATATCTCTGCCCAGATGCTGGAGGTAGGCCGGCAAAAAATTTCCAGAGAAGGACTGAGCGACCGGATCACTCTTGAACCGGGTGACTCTGAAAACCTGCAGTTTCCCAATAACCGCTTTGATGCAGCCATGGCTGCGTTCGGTGTCCGCAATTTTGAAAACCTGGAAAAAGGTTTATCGGAAATGTACCGGGTATTAAAACCCGGCGGTCAATTGCTCATCATCGAATTTTCGAGGCCTAAACCCGGGTTGTTTAAAGGGTTGTACCAGATTTATATGAACGTAGTGGCGCCGCAGATCGCCGGCCTTTTGAAACAGAATAAAGAAGCCTACCAGTACCTCAACAAATCGGCGCGGGCATTTCCGGAACGGAAGGATTTTACTGATATCCTGCAAAAAGTAGGCTTTTCCAATGCACGGTATAAAGCGCTTACGCTGGGTATCTGCTGCATATATACGGCGGAAAAACGATAATGCACACTTGAATAAGCAGCGGTCAGGCCCGGACTGTCCGGTTTGAGATTCAATGAGCCGGTGTCAGGAATACCTTCTAACCTTAAACCTGAACTTCAAACGTGAGAATCGTATCCCTTGTTCCATCAATAACAGAACTTTTATACACCCTGGGGTTGGAACAGGAAGTGATCGGCATCACTAAATTCTGTATTCATCCCCAGGCCTGGTTCCGGACCAAAACACGTGTGGGCGGCACCAAAACACTGAACCTGGAAAAAATCATTGCGTTAAAACCCGATCTGATCATCGCCAATAAGGAGGAGAATGTAAAAGAACAGGTGGAAGTACTGGCCGGCAGGTTCCCTGTTCTTCTCACCGATGTAAACGATTATACAGGTGCACTGGCAATGATCCGCGAACTCGGCGATCATACCAACCGGAAAGAAGAAGCCCATGCACTAACTGCAGTCATCGAAGATGCCTTTGCAAGCCTTGACACCGGTCCTCCCTGCACTGCGGTATATTTTATCTGGAAAGATCCCTGGATGACTGTTGGGGGCGACACGTTTATCAATGATATGATGCAAAAGGCAGGCTTTATCAATTTATATGCCCCCTTCAACCGGTACCCTGTAGCAGACCTGAACGCCTTACAGGCACACCCGCCTGAATACTTCATCCTTGCTTCCGAACCATACCCGTTCGGAGAGCAGCATAAAGCCGCATTACAGGAGCTTTACCCGGATGTAAAAATCCTGCTGGCCGATGGAGAACTCTTCAGCTGGTATGGCAGCCGGATGCTCAAAGCGCCGGCGTATTTCCGGCGGTTACGGATGCCTCGGTAAGAGCGGTTACCGATGTATCAACACTTACAGTGGCCGTTCCATACCCGTATTACCCGTACAGAACCACAAATGTATTGCGGTGCCGGATATTTTTACCGGTGAAAAACAGGCGGCGGATCCATTCTTTGTAAGCGTACATCACATTGCCTGCAACTGCCCGCATAACAT
The sequence above is a segment of the Niabella agricola genome. Coding sequences within it:
- a CDS encoding MutS-related protein — protein: MQIDGISFNDIAIFHPEEDYSIFHKLNFTRTFGGREWLRHFFSNPFNDIEKIRGTQRILSKLILHVDEWPEDITNGTILVMDRFLDYALDRVSNSPNALDAAIYRVLHHADYAMVRFSINHFADFFRSIRKIASLLNGVALPASFSIYIERIEQLLKIEAFSQLSESVKDQSFSMSKNLYYAGQLREAHKHAIQELMDIYSRLDAWYSMAMAVKQYNLAFPEFTDQNTPVIEAKGLYHILLQKPVPYDLDITQKNNFLFLTGANMAGKSTLIKSVGAAVFLAHIGMGVPARSMKLTLFDGLISNINVVDNIVKGESFFFNEVQRIRNTVEKVSNGQKWLVLIDELFKGTNVQDAMRCSLAVIRGLLKVKSSLFILSTHLYEIGEELETTPAISFKHFETTINDDTLSFSYQLKEGISKDRLGYFILKKEKVVEMLDRL
- a CDS encoding ABC transporter substrate-binding protein, with amino-acid sequence MRIVSLVPSITELLYTLGLEQEVIGITKFCIHPQAWFRTKTRVGGTKTLNLEKIIALKPDLIIANKEENVKEQVEVLAGRFPVLLTDVNDYTGALAMIRELGDHTNRKEEAHALTAVIEDAFASLDTGPPCTAVYFIWKDPWMTVGGDTFINDMMQKAGFINLYAPFNRYPVADLNALQAHPPEYFILASEPYPFGEQHKAALQELYPDVKILLADGELFSWYGSRMLKAPAYFRRLRMPR
- a CDS encoding dihydroorotase; the encoded protein is MQTFLIRNIHIVNEGQISTGDVLIRNGKIEKIAGSIAVQTGLTEINGEGRYLLPGVIDDQVHFREPGLTHKATIYTESKAAVAGGVTSFMEMPNTVPPAFTLDLLEHKYEIARNTSLANYSFFIGTNNQNADDALMANQYKDRICGIKAFMGSSTGNLLVDNPLVLEKLFAGSELLIATHCEDERIIKANMQKALESGKELTAADHPVIRDAEACFESSFYAVQLAKKHGSRLHILHISTEKELQLFTNMLPLKEKRITAEVCVHHLHFTADDYAIQGNLIKCNPAIKAPHNREALWNALLDDRLDLIATDHAPHTWEEKQEPYLKAHAGVPLVQHSLPLMLYYVKQGRISIEKVVEKMSHAVADCFQIKDRGYIREGYQADLVIADMNAPFAVKKDNILYKCGWSPFENIDGRGTPFEFPASISHTFVNGNLVYGNGQWNESVKGARLLFNR
- the ubiE gene encoding bifunctional demethylmenaquinone methyltransferase/2-methoxy-6-polyprenyl-1,4-benzoquinol methylase UbiE, translated to MTEFSHDHIIPYQGSEKTKKEQVAEMFDRIAPRYDLTNRVLSGRTDVAWRRKAIGMLKKYRPQQILDIATGTGDMALRAYKMLEPQQVTGVDISAQMLEVGRQKISREGLSDRITLEPGDSENLQFPNNRFDAAMAAFGVRNFENLEKGLSEMYRVLKPGGQLLIIEFSRPKPGLFKGLYQIYMNVVAPQIAGLLKQNKEAYQYLNKSARAFPERKDFTDILQKVGFSNARYKALTLGICCIYTAEKR
- a CDS encoding GntR family transcriptional regulator translates to MSIFKYIELDVLSATPKYQQLAQSIMNAIADGSIQQNDLLPSINELSYEFEISRDTAEKAYKQLKRMGVLGSVPGKGYFVKTAELQSSLKIFLLFNKLSTHKKIIYDAFVKTLGPAALIDFYIYNNDFNLFKKLLSGIEKPYTHFVIIPHFLEGGAGASEIINGLPKEKLILLDKLVPGISGDFSAVYENFEEDIYQALEQALGRLRQYETIKIIVPEYSYFPEEITKGFKRFCGQYAFHGEVVHHIQKEPIASKEVYICLMEDDLVTLVDKIMAARLEIGEDVGVISYNETPLKRLILRGITTFSTDFAAMGEETARLILSGEKRQVAVPFHLRLRPSL
- the yihA gene encoding ribosome biogenesis GTP-binding protein YihA/YsxC, whose protein sequence is MEIVSAAYVKSSAEYMQCPKADRPEYAFIGRSNVGKSSLINMLCNKKALAKTSAAPGKTQLINHFEIISGYRDKSGKMERKSWYLVDLPGYGYAKVSQKQRKGWSMMIEKYILKRENLVSLFVLIDSRHEPQKLDLEFINQLGEWGIPFALVFTKADKNKPGATIRTVEAFLNMLKDSWEALPPYFVTSAVDKLGRDEVLGYIATLNTGDAVA
- a CDS encoding Uma2 family endonuclease, with translation MPHYTYDDWVHWEGRRELIDGIPIAMGPMPQPKHQRVAVEIRYAFINTLKACSCQQCHSYDRWIIRSLKIPFWFRMY
- a CDS encoding TonB-dependent receptor, which produces MLHRCFVYQKFLRCALLAGLLAQLNMAAQTKESTSATAAGDTMVLKMVTVSGSKNHQMNKTLPVAVLSGNELRKRSGQNLAQVLQDVPGISMLQTGATISKPVINGLHGNRILLINNGVKQEGQQWGAEHAPEIDPAIAGAIHVLKGAAGVRYGAEAMGGVIVLDPPKLPFGKQVSGEAGTAWASNGRMFGGGFTLKGGWVNHPEWAWRIQGSSRKSGNFKTADYFLNNTGVRELNFSAEAGFRKKRWMLSAYGSYVHTALGIFSGAHIGDTADLKVRMQHEMPFETGNFSYRIDAPRQQVVHRLYKTTARYQLSDSNRIECWYAYQEDQRKEFDLRGAAGKILCGGWRPAEW
- a CDS encoding Uma2 family endonuclease, which translates into the protein MTKAYLDSATVLVVEVLSPATALRDRHTKYALYEQQGILYYLIADPEKEALEIYQLVNNRYELQPATSAFSFDLEKDNGIHVDYAAIWS